From the Prunus dulcis chromosome 4, ALMONDv2, whole genome shotgun sequence genome, one window contains:
- the LOC117623785 gene encoding eukaryotic translation initiation factor 4E-1-like isoform X2, whose protein sequence is MILTCAHKFFFAFSIYNNIRHPSKLALGTDFHCFKYKIEPKWEDPVCANGGKWTVTFPKGKSDTSWLYTLLGMIGEQFDHGDEICGAVVNVRNRQDKISIWTKNAINEAAQEDAMRQERSAKNKYVA, encoded by the exons ATGATTCTCACATGTGcgcataaatttttttttgcattcaGCATTTACAATAATATACGTCATCCAAGCAAGTTGGCTCTTGGCACGGACTTCCATtgtttcaaatataaaattgagCCAAAGTGGGAGGATCCTGTGTGTGCTAATGGAGGGAAGTGGACTGTAACTTTTCCTAAAGGGAAATCTGATACTTCTTGGCTGTATACG TTGCTAGGAATGATAGGAGAACAGTTTGATCATGGAGATGAAATTTGTGGAGCAGTTGTCAACGTCAGAAATAGGCAAGACAAGATATCTATTTGGACGAAGAATGCAATAAATGAAGCTGCTCAG GAGGATGCAATGAGACAAGAGAGAAGTGCCAAAAATAAATACGTAGCCTGA
- the LOC117623785 gene encoding eukaryotic translation initiation factor 4E-1-like isoform X1 encodes MILTCAHKFFFAFSIYNNIRHPSKLALGTDFHCFKYKIEPKWEDPVCANGGKWTVTFPKGKSDTSWLYTLLGMIGEQFDHGDEICGAVVNVRNRQDKISIWTKNAINEAAQLSIGKQWKGFLDYNETIGFIFHEDAMRQERSAKNKYVA; translated from the exons ATGATTCTCACATGTGcgcataaatttttttttgcattcaGCATTTACAATAATATACGTCATCCAAGCAAGTTGGCTCTTGGCACGGACTTCCATtgtttcaaatataaaattgagCCAAAGTGGGAGGATCCTGTGTGTGCTAATGGAGGGAAGTGGACTGTAACTTTTCCTAAAGGGAAATCTGATACTTCTTGGCTGTATACG TTGCTAGGAATGATAGGAGAACAGTTTGATCATGGAGATGAAATTTGTGGAGCAGTTGTCAACGTCAGAAATAGGCAAGACAAGATATCTATTTGGACGAAGAATGCAATAAATGAAGCTGCTCAG CTGAGCATTGGGAAACAGTGGAAGGGGTTTCTGGATTACAATGAAACTATAGGGTTCATATTTCAT GAGGATGCAATGAGACAAGAGAGAAGTGCCAAAAATAAATACGTAGCCTGA